The window CCGCATAGCTCGCGACCACGTCCCTGCCGTTGAAGCCGTTGGGCACCACGTTCTGCATGGTGTTGAGGTAGCCGCCCACGCTGGTCTCGTTGACCAGCTGGAACTCGGGCGCGACCCGCTTCGCATCCGCCATCGCGCTGGAAGGCGGCACGTAGCCAGGCCGGAAGAAGTTGAAGACGGAAGGCGAGCGCAGCGGGCTCTGGCCGAGCGAGTTCGCTGCGTCGGAGCGATTGCCGATCTTCCAGGTGCCGGCTGCCGAGGTGACGCCGAAGGTGCGCCCCCACTGCACCAGCCGCAGCATCGGCTCGCGCAGGTGGCCGAAGTTCGGGTCCACGAGACCCGCGGGGCTGCGCGCCTCATTGTCGAGCAGCACCGCGGCAAACACGCTCTTCATGTCGCCGCGCACGCCGGCGCCGTTGTCGGCGAAGACGTCGGACACGCGCTTCACGTAGGCGGCGCTCGGGTTGCTGGTGACCAGGCGCTGGATCAACTGCCGGCCGATGAAGGGGCCGACGTTGGGATGGTTGGACAGCGCGTCCAACGCGATCTTGAGCGCGGCCTTGCCTTCGGTGTTGGCCGGCACCGTGGCACCGAGGAACTTCGCCTCCTGCATCGAATGGCGCGAGGCGATGAGCGCCATGGGCCGTTGGGTCCAGGCGTTGCTTTCGATGGTGTAGCTCTCGCCCGGCGGCGCGAATGCGTTGCGCTCGGCGGCGGGGATGTCGAGGTCGTAGCCGGTGAACACGCGTGCCAGCTGGGTGACGTCGTCCTGGACGTAGGTCTCCAGCGGTGCGCCATCGGCGCCGGTCTTGACCGAGCCGTCGGCATTGAGCTGGTACAGGCCGATGCTCATGAGCTGCATGACCTCGCGCGCGTAGTTCTCGTCCGGCTGGCGGCCCTGGGCGTTTTCCTTCTGGTTGCCCCGGGTGTTGAGGTAGTAGCCCATCGCCGGGTTGAGCGTCACGCTCTCCAGCAATTGGCGGAAGTTGCTCGTGACGCCCGCGGCCAGCATGTCCCAGTACTGGGCGAACATGTGGGCGGTCCAGTTGGAGCTGACGTCGTTGGCCGAGACCACGAAGATCTCCGAGAGCGCCAGCGCCATGCGCTTGCGCACGCCGTCGGGCGAGGTCATGAGCTGGTTCCAGATCATGTCGTCACTGGTGACGCTGCCGTAGGCCTTGCTTGCCACCCAGGCCCAGCCGGTCTGCGCCGGTGCCCGGTCCATCTGCTCGCCGAGCCACGGCAGGTAGCCTTGGGCGCGCACCGCGGCGATCTCGGATTCGGAGGCGGAGAACTGCGCCTGCAGCAGGAAGCGCACAGCCTCGTCATCGGTCTTGGCCTGGCTGTAGACGTAGGTCTGTGCGCTCGGCGTGCTGGCGAGTGGCGACAGGGTGCCGGCCTGGACCGTTTCGCCGCTGGCGCCACCGCTGTCGCCGTTGCCCAGCCCCGCGAAGCCTCCGCCGCCACCACCACCTCCACCACCTCCTCCGCAGGCGGCGAGCGCCGCCGCGGAGGCTAGGGCAGTCGCCAGCGGCAGGGGGCCGCGCGGTCCTGCCACTGCCGAAGGGCTGTCTGCGAACGCTTCAGGCGCGCGCGGCGGCTCGTCGATCGCTGGCGCGCGATCGGTCGCTAGATCTTCCACCATGAGTTCCTCGCTCCTCGGCGTATGACGCCATGCCGCTCAAGGCAATTGCCGTGCCGGGCTGGGAACGCCTGAAGGGAACCAAAAAAGCCGGGAACTACCGACGACAATTGTTCCGAAATGTGACTTTTTTCGTCACGGGACACAATTGATAGTGGTCCACTTCGACGAGGATGGTTTCAGTTTTTGGCTTGCTCCAGACCATCGCGAGTACGAATGGCCTCATTCCGTGCGGCCTGCTCGAAGTCTTCGCCAGCCGACGCATAGCAAATGGCGCGCGAGGAACTGACCACGATCGGCGCGTCGGCGCGCCAGCCGGCGCGCACAGTGGCGACCGCATCGCCGCCCTGGGCGCCGACGCCGGGAATCAGGAGTGGCACCGTCGGCGCCAGCGCGCGCACCCGCTCGATTTCGGCCGGGTAGGTCGCGCCCACCACCAGGCCTAGCTGGCCGTTCAAGTTCCAGGGGCCCTGCACCAGCTTCGCGATGTGTTCATACAGGAAGGGCTGGCCTTCCATGCCGGCGAGACGCTGGGCCTGCAGGTCGTCACCGCCCGGATTGCTGGTCCGGCACAGCAGGAAGGCGCCCTTGCCTTCGTAGCGGAGGTAAGGCTCGACCGAATCGAAGCCCATGAAGGGAGAAAGCGTGACCGCGTCGGCGCCGTAGCGCTCGAACGCCTCCCGCGCGTACTGCTCGGCAGTCGACCCGATGTCGCCGCGCTTGGCGTCGAGGATCACCGGCACCTGGGGGGCATTGCGGCGCAGATGCTCCATCAGCTTTTCGAGTTGGTCTTCGGCGCGGTACGCGGCGAAGTAGGCGATCTGCGGCTTGAAGGCGATCACGAGGTCGGCGGTGGCGTCGACGATGGCGGCGCAGAAGTCGTAGATCTTGCTGGCATCGCCCTTCAGGCGGGCGGGGAACCTGGCGGGTTCGGGGTCGAGGCCCACGCACAGCAGCGAGCCGTTGCGGCGCTCGGCGGCGCGCAGCTTGTCCAGGAAGATCATGGGGCGGAATTCTAGGCGCCGCCCGTGCGGGCTCAGTTCGGCGGCGGCTGGAATTGCGCCGCGGCCAGGCACAGGTCGGCCCAGGCGCGGGCCTTGTCCGCCGGATTGCGCAGCAGGTAGGCCGGATGGTAGGTCGCGACGACGGGAACGTCCTCCCACCCTGGCATGGCCACGCGCGCCGGCCGGCCGCGCAGCCGGCCCAGCGGCTCGGCGCTTTGCAGCAGGCTCTGTGCGGCCAGCGGGCCCATCGCCAGCACCACCTGCGGCGCCGCCGCCGCATCGGCCCATCCTTCGGCGATGGGACGCGGACTGCCCGGCTGGCCCGAGGCGACGCCGCGGTGGGTGCGCATCAGGCGCACGGGAGCCGTACCGCCATGCAATTGCAGCGCGCGCAGCATCGCCTCGAACAGGCGGCCGGCATCGCCGGAGAAGGGTTCGCCATGGCGGCCGTCGAACTCGGGCGGCATGTCGGCGACGATCAGCCAGCCGCCCTCCGCTTCGGGGCCGTAGAGGCGGCGCGTCGCCTCGATCAGCACGCTTGCGCCCGAGGGCGCGGCCGACGGGCGAGCCGCGGCCGGTGGCGCGGAACTCGGAACCGGCGCCGGAACCGGAGCCGGAGCCGGCGTCGGAACCACGGCGCGGACGGCTGCAGGCGCTGCCGTGACGGCTTCGTCGGGCGCGTTGCGCGGCGGAGCCGCCTGCACGGCTGCCGGTGCATCCACAGGCGCCACGGCGGGCCACCAGAGCTTGATGCCCATCTCGTCGAGCATTGCGCGCTGCCGCGCATCCAGGTTCAGCGTACCGTTCATGTCTTGTCTGCTATTTCAAGCCGCCCCAGGCGCTGTTGGATTCGTTCAGACGCAGGCTCATCACCACGGCGTCCTCGCGTGCATGGCCTTCGGCCGGGTAGTAGCCCTTGCGCACCCCCACGCGCCGGAAGCCGTGGCGCTCATAGATGGCCAGTGCCCGCAGGTTGCTGGCTCGCACCTCGAGCCAGAGCCACTGCGCGTTCTGGCCGCGCGACCAGCCGGACAGCGCCTCCAGCATCAGCGGTGCCCAGCCCTGGCCCTGGCAGGCAGGCGCCACGGTGATGTTGAGGAGGTGTACCTCGTCGACGCCCTTCATGGCGACGAAATAGCCGATCAGCGTCTCCCCGGGTTGTGGCGCCAGCCGGCTCCACAGGGCGCGCGGCCGCCGTGCCGCCACCGCGTCGCCGGACGCAGCAGCCGGGGCCACCAAACATTGGCAGTGGTAGCCCGCAATGATCGAATCGCTGAAGTTGGCCGGCGTCCACGGATGGGTGTAGGCACTGCGTTCGATCGCGCAAACGGCCGGGATCCGTTCGATCGTGATCGGTTCGAGGCGGGCTTCACGCGGCTGAAGAACTGCGCTCATTCGATAAACCTCCGCCCTGCGGGCTGCGGTGAATTTGCCTTCGGAACGCCCGTGCAACTCATGTCGGCCCGGTGGCGCGTGTCGCCTTGAGCGCAGCGCGCTCCTCGGTGGTCTGTGCAACTTTATCGCGAACATACAGTGGCCATGCCTGTGCTGGCGGCACCCCCCCGCCGGCAGCGAGCAATTCGGGGGCCAGTCTCAGCATCGCCTCGGCAGCGGGCAATACCTCGTGGCACGCCGTGGCGGCTGGCAGACGCGCGCCGTAGGCAGCGAAGACGTTTCCGGCAAGCGCCCAGCCGGGCGGCACCTGCACTTGCTCCGGCGAAAGCAGCAGCGGCTCGGCTTCGCTCCGGGCGGGCTGCCCGAAATCGTAGTGGGCGGCGTAGAGCTCATCCATGCGCGCGTCCAGCAGCGCGACCACGCGCGTGGCGCCGAAGCGGTGCCGCGCCTCCTCTGCCACCGCGTGCAGCGTGTCGACCGGCAGCAACCGGACACCGGCGCCGAAACCCAGCCCCTGTGCGACCGAGCAGGCGGTGCGCAGGCCGGTGAAGGAGCCGGGGCCGCGCCCGAAGGCGATGGCGTCGAGTTCGGCCATGGCCAACCCCGCTTCCGCGAGCAGTTCCTGAATCAGCGGGATCAGGCTGCTGGAGGCTTGGGCGCCCCCTGCGCTGGTGCGCGAAAGCAGGTGCTCCCCGTGGCGCACGGCGACCGACAGCCATTCGGTGCTGGTGTCGAAAGCCAGGAGCTTCGTTGGTGCGGGCATCGCGCGATTATCCGGGGGCTGCCATGCGCCGCGCTGTCCGAAGCCCATGCGGGGCGACGCTCTGGATAATTGCGCGATGCCTCCTGCCCCGAAGCTTCTGGCGCAACGCGCCGTCCGCCTGTTCATCCTGTTCACCGCGCTGGCTTCGGCGCCTGCGCTGGCCCAGCCGCTTCCGGCGGAGGTGGAAGCCGCCCTGGCCCGCGCCCGGGTGCCGCGCGACGCCGTGACGATGCTGGTGGCCGACGCCGATGGCGTGCGCGCCCCGCGCCTGGCCTGGCGCACACAGGTGCCGGTGAACCCGGCCTCCGTCATGAAGCTCGTCACCACCTACGCCGCGCTCGACCTGCTCGGACCGGCCTTCACCTGGAATACGCCGGTGTACGTCGACGGGCCGGTCCGTGACGGCGTTCTGGCCGGCAACCTCTACATCCAGGGCCAGGGCGATCCCAAGCTGGTGCTGGAACGCCTCTGGCTGCTGCTGCGGCGGGTGCAGGGACTGGGCATCCACACCATCGCGGGCGACATCGTGCTGGACCGCAGCGCGTTCGAGGTGGCCGACACCGACCCGGCGGCTTTCGACGGCGAAGGCCAGCGGCCGTACAACGCCGCGCCCGATGCACTGCTGATCAATTTCAAGTCGGTGGTCATGACCTTCCAGCCGAACCGCGACGGGCAGACGGCCCAGGTCAGCTTCGAGCCTTTCCTGAGTGGCGTGAGCACGCCGTCGACGGTGCCGCTCTCGGCCGGCGAGTGCGGCGACTGGCGTGCTGCGCTGGCGCCGGCCTTCGGAGATCCGGCGCGCATGGGCTTCGCGGGCAGCTATCCCGCGGCGTGCGGCGAGAAGACCTGGGCGGTGGCGTATGCGGACCCGCGCAGCTACGCAATGCGGGCGGTCGGCGGGATGTGGGCCGAGATGGGCGCCCACTTGAAGGGTCAGGTGCGCGAGGGTGCCGTGCCGCGCGGGCTCAAGCCGGCCTTCGTGTTCGAGTCGCCGCCGCTGGCCGAGGTGGTGCGCGACATCAACAAGTACAGCAACAACGTGATGGCACAGCAGCTGTTCCTCACGCTCGGGCTGCAGCAGAAGCGGCGCGGCACGCTGGAAGGCGCCCGCGCCACGCTGCGCCAGTGGTGGAACGATCGCATCGGCACCGGGGAAGGCCAGCCGGTGTTCGACAACGGCTCGGGGCTGTCGCGCGAGGAGCGCATCAGCGCGGCGGCACTGGCGAAGATGCTGCAGGTGGCCTGGCGCTCGGCCCAGATGCCCGAGCTGGTGTCGTCGCTGCCGGCGATGGGGGTGGACGGCACGCTGCGCAAGCGCGCGCTGCGCTCGGGCGGGGCGGCCCACCTGAAGACCGGGAGCCTGCGCGACTCGGCGGGCATCGCCGGCTACGTGCACGGCGCCAGCGGGCGGCGCTGGGTGGTGGTCGCGATCGCGAACCACGCCAGTGCAAACGCCGCGCGCCCGGCCTTCGATGCGCTGGTCGACTGGGCGGGTCAGGACAACTGAAAGCGACCCGGTCGCCGAGGTGACCCGGTCGCAGCCGTGCTTGGGGTTTCCCTCGTCCTCCCTGGGAAGGGGCCAGCCTAGGATCGTGCGTTTTGTGCCTCCTCTTACCAAAATTCATCGATCGGAGACAGCCCATGAGACTTCGTCTGCATCTTCTGAGCGCCGTCCTGGCGGCCAGCCTGCTCGCCGCCTGCGGCGGCGGCGGCGGTGGCGGCTTCGCCTTTGTCGGTGCCGGTGCGGGCGGGGGCAGCGCTGGTCCAGGAACGGGCGCGCTCAAGGAGCCACCCGTCATCGTCACGACACTGACGACCTCGCAGATCGACAGCGGCACTGCTCGAATCGGCCTGCAGGCGCTGAGCGGCAAGGCGCGATGCGACGTCAACGTGATTTCGCTCAACTACAGCACAGTGGGCCCGAAGGGCGAGGTCACCAATGCATCGGGCGTGCTGCTGATGCCGGCGGGAACCTGCGCCAACGCGGCACCGCTGGTGGCATATGCCAAGGGCACGGACGTGCAGAAGCCTCGCACGCTCGTCAATCCGCAGGACTCGGAGACCTTCCTGCTGACCGCGATGTACGCGGCGCAGGGCTACGCGGTGGTGGCCACCGACTATCTCGGCTATGCCAAATCAACCTTCCCCTACCACCCCTACCTGCATGCCGACTCTGAAGCGCGCACGGTGCTCGACTCGGTAAGGGCGGCGCGCGCCGCGGTAGTGAGCGCGGGCGGTTCGCTCTCGGGCAAGGTGATGTTCACCGGCTATTCGCAGGGCGGTCACTCCTCGATGGCGGCGCACCGCGCGGCCGAGCGCGACAACGCAGCCGAATTCAACGTGGTGGCCGGCGCGCACCTGGCGGGGCCCTACAACCTCTCGGGCTCGTTCAAGCTGCCGCAGGCAATCGCGGGCTACCAGTTCTTCGTGCCCTTCATCGTCAACTCATACCAGAAGGTTTACGGCGACGTCTACACCGACGTGAACACGGTCTACAAGCAGCCCTACGCCAGCTACATCGAGAACCTGCTGCCCAGCCCGACACTGAACTACACCACCCTGGTGACCAGCGGAAGCCTGCCGGGCGCGAACGGCGAGACACCGAACCAGGCGCGCGACGCGATCTTCCAGAGCGCCTTCCTCGCGGACGTCCAGACCAATCCGAACAATGCGCTTTTCCTCGACGCCAAGAAGAACGACCTGCTCGGCTGGAGCCCGCGCGCCAAGACGCTGCTGTGCGGCGGCGCCGGCGACCCCACTGTCCCGCCGGCGCTGCACATGGTGGTCGCGAAAGCAGACTTCGATGCGCGCGGCGTGACCACGGTCACGACTGTCGATGTGGATGCGCAGGTCCAGGCGACCTACGGTCCCGGCGGCAAGGCGCCGACCGATCCGACCACGGCGGACTATGCGACCTACTTCGGCGCCTACCACGGCACCTACGAGCCGCCTTTCTGCCATGCGCGCGCACGGGCACTGTTCGACACGGTGAAGTAGCGCAGGCTCCTGCGGGCTCAGGCTGCAGCGGCGCGCTGCAGCCGGTCGAGAACGCCTTCCCATTCGGGGCCGGCGGGCGGCGTCTCCACCCAGATCAGCTTGGCGCCTTCGGCATCGAAGCTGCGCAGCACCGCGAAGAGCTGCTGCGCGGC is drawn from Variovorax sp. PBS-H4 and contains these coding sequences:
- a CDS encoding lipase family protein, which gives rise to MRLRLHLLSAVLAASLLAACGGGGGGGFAFVGAGAGGGSAGPGTGALKEPPVIVTTLTTSQIDSGTARIGLQALSGKARCDVNVISLNYSTVGPKGEVTNASGVLLMPAGTCANAAPLVAYAKGTDVQKPRTLVNPQDSETFLLTAMYAAQGYAVVATDYLGYAKSTFPYHPYLHADSEARTVLDSVRAARAAVVSAGGSLSGKVMFTGYSQGGHSSMAAHRAAERDNAAEFNVVAGAHLAGPYNLSGSFKLPQAIAGYQFFVPFIVNSYQKVYGDVYTDVNTVYKQPYASYIENLLPSPTLNYTTLVTSGSLPGANGETPNQARDAIFQSAFLADVQTNPNNALFLDAKKNDLLGWSPRAKTLLCGGAGDPTVPPALHMVVAKADFDARGVTTVTTVDVDAQVQATYGPGGKAPTDPTTADYATYFGAYHGTYEPPFCHARARALFDTVK
- a CDS encoding uracil-DNA glycosylase family protein, encoding MNGTLNLDARQRAMLDEMGIKLWWPAVAPVDAPAAVQAAPPRNAPDEAVTAAPAAVRAVVPTPAPAPVPAPVPSSAPPAAARPSAAPSGASVLIEATRRLYGPEAEGGWLIVADMPPEFDGRHGEPFSGDAGRLFEAMLRALQLHGGTAPVRLMRTHRGVASGQPGSPRPIAEGWADAAAAPQVVLAMGPLAAQSLLQSAEPLGRLRGRPARVAMPGWEDVPVVATYHPAYLLRNPADKARAWADLCLAAAQFQPPPN
- the tsaB gene encoding tRNA (adenosine(37)-N6)-threonylcarbamoyltransferase complex dimerization subunit type 1 TsaB; this encodes MPAPTKLLAFDTSTEWLSVAVRHGEHLLSRTSAGGAQASSSLIPLIQELLAEAGLAMAELDAIAFGRGPGSFTGLRTACSVAQGLGFGAGVRLLPVDTLHAVAEEARHRFGATRVVALLDARMDELYAAHYDFGQPARSEAEPLLLSPEQVQVPPGWALAGNVFAAYGARLPAATACHEVLPAAEAMLRLAPELLAAGGGVPPAQAWPLYVRDKVAQTTEERAALKATRATGPT
- the pyrF gene encoding orotidine-5'-phosphate decarboxylase, whose product is MIFLDKLRAAERRNGSLLCVGLDPEPARFPARLKGDASKIYDFCAAIVDATADLVIAFKPQIAYFAAYRAEDQLEKLMEHLRRNAPQVPVILDAKRGDIGSTAEQYAREAFERYGADAVTLSPFMGFDSVEPYLRYEGKGAFLLCRTSNPGGDDLQAQRLAGMEGQPFLYEHIAKLVQGPWNLNGQLGLVVGATYPAEIERVRALAPTVPLLIPGVGAQGGDAVATVRAGWRADAPIVVSSSRAICYASAGEDFEQAARNEAIRTRDGLEQAKN
- the dacB gene encoding D-alanyl-D-alanine carboxypeptidase/D-alanyl-D-alanine endopeptidase, translating into MPPAPKLLAQRAVRLFILFTALASAPALAQPLPAEVEAALARARVPRDAVTMLVADADGVRAPRLAWRTQVPVNPASVMKLVTTYAALDLLGPAFTWNTPVYVDGPVRDGVLAGNLYIQGQGDPKLVLERLWLLLRRVQGLGIHTIAGDIVLDRSAFEVADTDPAAFDGEGQRPYNAAPDALLINFKSVVMTFQPNRDGQTAQVSFEPFLSGVSTPSTVPLSAGECGDWRAALAPAFGDPARMGFAGSYPAACGEKTWAVAYADPRSYAMRAVGGMWAEMGAHLKGQVREGAVPRGLKPAFVFESPPLAEVVRDINKYSNNVMAQQLFLTLGLQQKRRGTLEGARATLRQWWNDRIGTGEGQPVFDNGSGLSREERISAAALAKMLQVAWRSAQMPELVSSLPAMGVDGTLRKRALRSGGAAHLKTGSLRDSAGIAGYVHGASGRRWVVVAIANHASANAARPAFDALVDWAGQDN
- the rimI gene encoding ribosomal protein S18-alanine N-acetyltransferase, whose product is MSAVLQPREARLEPITIERIPAVCAIERSAYTHPWTPANFSDSIIAGYHCQCLVAPAAASGDAVAARRPRALWSRLAPQPGETLIGYFVAMKGVDEVHLLNITVAPACQGQGWAPLMLEALSGWSRGQNAQWLWLEVRASNLRALAIYERHGFRRVGVRKGYYPAEGHAREDAVVMSLRLNESNSAWGGLK
- a CDS encoding DUF1800 domain-containing protein; the encoded protein is MVEDLATDRAPAIDEPPRAPEAFADSPSAVAGPRGPLPLATALASAAALAACGGGGGGGGGGGGFAGLGNGDSGGASGETVQAGTLSPLASTPSAQTYVYSQAKTDDEAVRFLLQAQFSASESEIAAVRAQGYLPWLGEQMDRAPAQTGWAWVASKAYGSVTSDDMIWNQLMTSPDGVRKRMALALSEIFVVSANDVSSNWTAHMFAQYWDMLAAGVTSNFRQLLESVTLNPAMGYYLNTRGNQKENAQGRQPDENYAREVMQLMSIGLYQLNADGSVKTGADGAPLETYVQDDVTQLARVFTGYDLDIPAAERNAFAPPGESYTIESNAWTQRPMALIASRHSMQEAKFLGATVPANTEGKAALKIALDALSNHPNVGPFIGRQLIQRLVTSNPSAAYVKRVSDVFADNGAGVRGDMKSVFAAVLLDNEARSPAGLVDPNFGHLREPMLRLVQWGRTFGVTSAAGTWKIGNRSDAANSLGQSPLRSPSVFNFFRPGYVPPSSAMADAKRVAPEFQLVNETSVGGYLNTMQNVVPNGFNGRDVVASYAAEKALVLDPAALVRRLNLLMSANQLDADTVALITNALATPAVTTTSSDTLKNNRVYAAVLMVMAAPGYLIQK